A part of Cannabis sativa cultivar Pink pepper isolate KNU-18-1 chromosome 6, ASM2916894v1, whole genome shotgun sequence genomic DNA contains:
- the LOC115724929 gene encoding sister chromatid cohesion protein PDS5 homolog B isoform X2 yields MSVIKTSAEKLGPIVCEFLTSCIMNRDAVQSENKEFYHEIIFKIAQCAPHMLHDIIPNMSQELLTDQVDVRIKALTLIGKLLSLPEFHIAQNYRNLFMEFLKRFVDISAEVRVTALQCAKICYMTNPTGTESHEVLSALEGRLLDIDDRVRVEAVSVACDLARSNLKTFSRKLISQTIERLRDKKISVREKTLDKLLEVYRDYCNACSEGRMTICDELEKIPCKLFMLYYDKDCKAFRPQNMELILVKDLFPALLSAEERTRHWVHLFSLFKPLHVKSLNLVLYQKGRLQNEMQTYLAFRAKEKENCSNEKCTSSFKKMAESFADPSKAEKCFEKLNDVKENKIFNFLETLLKDLGHVNAETTRNKLLNLIGDKSKIFEFVQTLSLKCSHNIFSSGHVRCILDNLSSDSFGDKHYKDSSLQLLLVITNIFPKLLRGSEENSAKVSEIYPFLKSLCLEGTRLQSKFAVSAIATLIDTSKETELCKELVESLHCGRNTSTVLQSLGCLAQHSVSTFEAHDGEITPFIYEKILQVDSTETSSSSDDSLGCSDSCKLKICGLKTLVKSFLPHRGAKVRRNIKELLDRLLIIMRNNDACSERNESFLRLAAAKSVLRLSQRWDFYISSEIFSSTISMAKDGSYSVRRSFLDKTHTMLKKRAIPSRYACIYALASCLEDLREDSYKYMAEFVKEYGREARQTTGDTDKKGLITDFPAYIVVFLIHFLAHDKDFPLEDCRNEDLYAHFCSPLFSVLQALLNAINFDDDVNEVKATVSYLVYIFRAIKRVEDAVNIKNTSKLHILADIGLAFVIAVNQSGISVSSSHILLPSSLYRANTGYVAQSCLDEDFVKRVIDKFKSHSSLVHETNPSKRGRKHKGDCSQSAVIRDRNFNFPLSKIGDLPISKSAETEQTVKQGTATGGRRKQAAASMNGSGSAQLHECSKIDHHIDASGKSESNHETEHIISSSGSVPVKPPVAGSRVSTRNMKRNVASLKVSGGASSNSGSEDSKLNQAKLKDSCSLKKTTDTGEALIGKRIKLLSPIERCFYAGTVDSYNSENNTHKIACDNGTIDLLCLDSESWETIGDDAQHETVMPAENPNALQLQCRDRKKPTDTHSKAPARPSRTVGKESEKTTKSQKASAEVIDTNENTGLRRSQRRKG; encoded by the exons ATGTCCGTGATTAAGACTTCTGCAGAGAAGCTTGGGCCtattgtttgtgaatttttaacatcttgcattatgaataGAGATGCTGTACAAAGTGAAAACAAAGAATTTTACCATGAAATCATTTTTAAAATTGCACAGTGTGCTCCTCATATGCTTCACGATATCATTCCAAACATGTCTCAAGAATTACTG ACTGATCAGGTAGATGTCAGAATAAAAGCTCTTACTCTGATTGGGAAACTTCTTTCACTGCCTGAGTTCCATATTGCACAAAACTACCGTAATCTTTTCATGGAATTCTTGAAAAGATTTGTTGACATATCTGCAGAAGTTAGAGTGACTGCTCTTCAATGTGCTAAAATTTGCTACATGACAAATCCCACTGGGACAGAATCACATGAAGTTCTCT CTGCCCTCGAGGGACGACTGCTTGATATTGATGACAGGGTGAGAGTGGAGGCTGTCAGTGTTGCATGTGATCTTGCTAGGTCTAACTTAAAAACTTTCTCGCGTAAATTAATCTCTCAAACTATTGAAAGACTTAGGGATAAAAAG ATATCTGTAAGGGAAAAGACTCTGGATAAATTATTGGAAGTATATCGTGATTATTGCAATGCATGTTCTGAAGGTCGCATGACAATATGTGATGAACTGGAAAAAATTCCATGTAAACTTTTTATGCTTTATTATGACAAAGACTGTAAGGCGTTCAG GCCCCAAAACATGGAGCTCATTTTGGTCAAAGATTTATTTCCAGCACTTCTTTCTGCAGAGGAGAGGACAAGGCATTGGGTCCATCTCTTTTCGCTTTTTAAACCTCTACACGTGAAGTCATTGAACTTAGTTTTATATCAGAAAGGAAG GTTGCAGAATGAGATGCAAACTTATTTGGCTTTCAGAGCAAAAGAGAAG GAGAATTGTTCAAACGAGAAGTGCACAAGTTCATTCAAGAAAATGGCAGAATCCTTTGCAGATCCTTCCAAAGCGGAGAAGTGCTTTGAAAAATTGAACGatgtgaaagaaaataaaatatttaattttctcgAAACTTTGTTAAAAGACCTAGGGCATGTAAATGCTGAGACTACCAGA AACAAGCTTTTGAATTTAATAGGagataaaagtaaaatttttgagtTTGTGCAGACACTTTCCTTGAAATGCTCTCATAACATATTCAGTTCAGGGCATGTCCGCTGTATCTTAGATAATCTTTCCAGTGACAGTTTTGGGGATAAGCACTACAAGGATTCTTCTCTCCAGCTTCTTTTG GTTATTACCAACATCTTCCCTAAGCTTTTGAGAGGTTCAGAAGAAAATTCTGCTAAAGTCAG TGAAATTTACCCTTTTCTGAAGAGTTTATGTCTTGAGGGGACTCGTTTGCAGTCAAAATTTGCTGTTTCAGCAATTGCAACATTAATTGATACATCAAAGGAGACAGAATTATGCAAG GAACTTGTGGAATCTTTACATTGTGGAAGGAATACTTCCACTGTGCTGCAGTCTTTGGGCTGTCTTGCACAACATTCTGTTTCAACATTTGAAGCTCATGATGGAGAGATCACTCCATTTATTTATGAGAAGATTTTACAG GTGGACTCAACAGAAACTTCTAGCTCATCTGATGATAGTCTTGGCTGTAGTGATTCTTGCAAATTAAAG ATATGTGGGCTGAAAACACTTGTCAAGAGTTTTTTGCCACACCGTGGAGCTAAAGTCAGACGGAATATTAAAGAATTGTTGGACAGATTGTTGATTATAATGAGAAATAATGACGCATGCAG TGAAAGAAATGAGTCCTTTTTGAGACTAGCTGCTGCAAAGTCTGTTCTCCGACTCTCTCAAAGATGGGATTTCTATATTTCTTCAGAAATATTTAGCTCAACAATTTCAATGGCAAAG GATGGCTCATATTCTGTTAGAAGGTCTTTTCTTGATAAAACACACACAATGTTGAAGAAGCGTGCTATACCAAGTAGATATGCATGTATTTATGCATTGGCCTCCTGCCTTGAGGATCTACGAGAGGAT TCATATAAATATATGGCAGAGTTTGTCAAAGAGTATGGCAGAGAAGCTCGTCAAACAACTGGTGACACTGACAAAAAGGGATTAATAACTGACTTCCCTGCATACATAGTAGTCTTCTTAATTCATTTTCTTGCACACGATAAAGATTTTCCTCTTGAAGATTGTCGAAATGAAGACTTATATGCTCATTTTTGCAG TCCACTGTTTTCAGTATTGCAGGCCTTACTCAATGCTATTAATTTTGATGATGATGTGAATGAAGTTAAAGCCACCGTCTCGTACTTGGTTTATATTTTCCGAGCTATCAAGAGAGTTGAGGATGCTGTCAATATTAAAAATACTAGT AAGCTTCATATTCTAGCAGATATCGGGCTCGCTTTCGTCATTGCAGTAAATCAAAGTGGAATCTCAGTCTCCTCATCTCATATTTTGCTACCATCATCTTTATACAGA GCTAATACAGGATATGTTGCTCAATCCTGCCTTGATGAAGACTTTGTCAAAAGAGTGATTGATAAATTTAAGTCTCATAGCTCTTTG GTGCATGAGACTAATCCATCTAAACGTGGCCGAAAGCATAAAGGGGATTGCTCACAATCAGCTGTTATCAGGGACAGAAATTTTAACTTTCCTCTTTCTAAAATAGGAGATTTACCCATTTCTAAATCAGCAGAGACTGAACAAACTGTGAAGCAAGGCACTGCCACGGGGGGTAGGAGAAAACAGGCTGCTGCCTCTATGAATGGTTCTGGGTCAGCTCAACTGCATGAGTGTTCTAAAATTGATCATCATATTGATGCTTCTGGAAAATCCGAATCAAATCATGAAACAGAACATATAATATCCTCTAGTGGTTCTGTGCCAGTAAAACCACCTGTGGCTGGATCACGTGTTTCAACCCGAAACATGAAAAGAAATGTTGCTTCTTTAAAAGTAAGTGGTGGGGCGAGCAGCAACAGTGGTTCTGAAGATTCCAAATTGAACCAAGCTAAGCTCAAAGACAGTTGCAGCTTGAAA AAAACTACTGATACGGGAGAGGCATTAATTGGAAAGCGGATCAAATTGTTATCGCCAATTGAACGATG CTTTTATGCAGGCACTGTGGATAGTTATAATTCTGAAAACAATACTCATAAG ATTGCATGCGATAATGGGACCATAGACCTCCTATGCTTGGACAGCGAGAGCTGGGAGACTATAGGTGATGATGCCCAACACGAAACG GTTATGCCAGCAGAGAATCCAAATGCCCTACAATTACAGTGTCG TGACAGAAAGAAACCTACCGATACACACAGTAAAGCTCCTGCTCGACCTTCAAGAACTGTTGGAAAGGAAAGTG AGAAGACGACGAAGAGTCAGAAAGCTTCGGCGGAAGTTATTGATACAAATGAGAACACG GGGTTAAGAAGATCTCAGAGGCGAAAaggataa
- the LOC115724929 gene encoding sister chromatid cohesion protein PDS5 homolog B isoform X1 → MDDSLLKLISDTGTKLTKRTNPNKDFIVKSLRQAANALSQLEQPSSPDPNKKLEAAREIEAAIEPLKECIIIRGLLQHKDNDVKLLVAICVSETFRILAPDLPFEDKYLRGVFELIISMFAELADTTSPYFSRRVKILETVSRCKCCVIMLDIDCNDLIMEMFTTFFSVVREHHQQSLINDILSIMTDILNEEVTQLLLDVILHNLLKEEKKTPSAACQLAMSVIKTSAEKLGPIVCEFLTSCIMNRDAVQSENKEFYHEIIFKIAQCAPHMLHDIIPNMSQELLTDQVDVRIKALTLIGKLLSLPEFHIAQNYRNLFMEFLKRFVDISAEVRVTALQCAKICYMTNPTGTESHEVLSALEGRLLDIDDRVRVEAVSVACDLARSNLKTFSRKLISQTIERLRDKKISVREKTLDKLLEVYRDYCNACSEGRMTICDELEKIPCKLFMLYYDKDCKAFRPQNMELILVKDLFPALLSAEERTRHWVHLFSLFKPLHVKSLNLVLYQKGRLQNEMQTYLAFRAKEKENCSNEKCTSSFKKMAESFADPSKAEKCFEKLNDVKENKIFNFLETLLKDLGHVNAETTRNKLLNLIGDKSKIFEFVQTLSLKCSHNIFSSGHVRCILDNLSSDSFGDKHYKDSSLQLLLVITNIFPKLLRGSEENSAKVSEIYPFLKSLCLEGTRLQSKFAVSAIATLIDTSKETELCKELVESLHCGRNTSTVLQSLGCLAQHSVSTFEAHDGEITPFIYEKILQVDSTETSSSSDDSLGCSDSCKLKICGLKTLVKSFLPHRGAKVRRNIKELLDRLLIIMRNNDACSERNESFLRLAAAKSVLRLSQRWDFYISSEIFSSTISMAKDGSYSVRRSFLDKTHTMLKKRAIPSRYACIYALASCLEDLREDSYKYMAEFVKEYGREARQTTGDTDKKGLITDFPAYIVVFLIHFLAHDKDFPLEDCRNEDLYAHFCSPLFSVLQALLNAINFDDDVNEVKATVSYLVYIFRAIKRVEDAVNIKNTSKLHILADIGLAFVIAVNQSGISVSSSHILLPSSLYRANTGYVAQSCLDEDFVKRVIDKFKSHSSLVHETNPSKRGRKHKGDCSQSAVIRDRNFNFPLSKIGDLPISKSAETEQTVKQGTATGGRRKQAAASMNGSGSAQLHECSKIDHHIDASGKSESNHETEHIISSSGSVPVKPPVAGSRVSTRNMKRNVASLKVSGGASSNSGSEDSKLNQAKLKDSCSLKKTTDTGEALIGKRIKLLSPIERCFYAGTVDSYNSENNTHKIACDNGTIDLLCLDSESWETIGDDAQHETVMPAENPNALQLQCRDRKKPTDTHSKAPARPSRTVGKESEKTTKSQKASAEVIDTNENTGLRRSQRRKG, encoded by the exons CAAGCTGCAAATGCTTTGTCACAGTTGGAACAGCCTTCTTCTCCTGACCCCAATAAAAAGTTGGAAGCTGCTAGAGAGATAGAGGCTGCGATTGAGCCTCTGAAAGAATGTATCATAATACGCGGATTGCTTCAGCATAAAGATAATGATGTTAAGCTCTTGGTAGCCATATGTGTTAGTGAAACATTTCGGATCCTGGCACCCGACCTACCGTTCGAGGATAAGTATCTTAGG GGTGTTTTTGAACTTATCATCAGCATGTTTGCGGAGCTAGCTGATACCACAAGCCCATACTTTTCGAGGAGGGTTAAGATTCTGGAGACTGTCTCAAGATGTAAATGTTGTGTGATAATGTTGGATATTGACTGCAATGATTTGATTATGGAAATGTTCACTACATTTTTCTCTGTTGTGAG AGAGCATCACCAGCAGAGTTTgataaatgatattttgtctatAATGACTGATATTCTTAACGAGGAGGTTACTCAACTACTTTTGGACGTGATTTTACATAATCTTTTGAAGGAAGAAAAG AAAACACCATCCGCTGCTTGTCAGCTAGCCATGTCCGTGATTAAGACTTCTGCAGAGAAGCTTGGGCCtattgtttgtgaatttttaacatcttgcattatgaataGAGATGCTGTACAAAGTGAAAACAAAGAATTTTACCATGAAATCATTTTTAAAATTGCACAGTGTGCTCCTCATATGCTTCACGATATCATTCCAAACATGTCTCAAGAATTACTG ACTGATCAGGTAGATGTCAGAATAAAAGCTCTTACTCTGATTGGGAAACTTCTTTCACTGCCTGAGTTCCATATTGCACAAAACTACCGTAATCTTTTCATGGAATTCTTGAAAAGATTTGTTGACATATCTGCAGAAGTTAGAGTGACTGCTCTTCAATGTGCTAAAATTTGCTACATGACAAATCCCACTGGGACAGAATCACATGAAGTTCTCT CTGCCCTCGAGGGACGACTGCTTGATATTGATGACAGGGTGAGAGTGGAGGCTGTCAGTGTTGCATGTGATCTTGCTAGGTCTAACTTAAAAACTTTCTCGCGTAAATTAATCTCTCAAACTATTGAAAGACTTAGGGATAAAAAG ATATCTGTAAGGGAAAAGACTCTGGATAAATTATTGGAAGTATATCGTGATTATTGCAATGCATGTTCTGAAGGTCGCATGACAATATGTGATGAACTGGAAAAAATTCCATGTAAACTTTTTATGCTTTATTATGACAAAGACTGTAAGGCGTTCAG GCCCCAAAACATGGAGCTCATTTTGGTCAAAGATTTATTTCCAGCACTTCTTTCTGCAGAGGAGAGGACAAGGCATTGGGTCCATCTCTTTTCGCTTTTTAAACCTCTACACGTGAAGTCATTGAACTTAGTTTTATATCAGAAAGGAAG GTTGCAGAATGAGATGCAAACTTATTTGGCTTTCAGAGCAAAAGAGAAG GAGAATTGTTCAAACGAGAAGTGCACAAGTTCATTCAAGAAAATGGCAGAATCCTTTGCAGATCCTTCCAAAGCGGAGAAGTGCTTTGAAAAATTGAACGatgtgaaagaaaataaaatatttaattttctcgAAACTTTGTTAAAAGACCTAGGGCATGTAAATGCTGAGACTACCAGA AACAAGCTTTTGAATTTAATAGGagataaaagtaaaatttttgagtTTGTGCAGACACTTTCCTTGAAATGCTCTCATAACATATTCAGTTCAGGGCATGTCCGCTGTATCTTAGATAATCTTTCCAGTGACAGTTTTGGGGATAAGCACTACAAGGATTCTTCTCTCCAGCTTCTTTTG GTTATTACCAACATCTTCCCTAAGCTTTTGAGAGGTTCAGAAGAAAATTCTGCTAAAGTCAG TGAAATTTACCCTTTTCTGAAGAGTTTATGTCTTGAGGGGACTCGTTTGCAGTCAAAATTTGCTGTTTCAGCAATTGCAACATTAATTGATACATCAAAGGAGACAGAATTATGCAAG GAACTTGTGGAATCTTTACATTGTGGAAGGAATACTTCCACTGTGCTGCAGTCTTTGGGCTGTCTTGCACAACATTCTGTTTCAACATTTGAAGCTCATGATGGAGAGATCACTCCATTTATTTATGAGAAGATTTTACAG GTGGACTCAACAGAAACTTCTAGCTCATCTGATGATAGTCTTGGCTGTAGTGATTCTTGCAAATTAAAG ATATGTGGGCTGAAAACACTTGTCAAGAGTTTTTTGCCACACCGTGGAGCTAAAGTCAGACGGAATATTAAAGAATTGTTGGACAGATTGTTGATTATAATGAGAAATAATGACGCATGCAG TGAAAGAAATGAGTCCTTTTTGAGACTAGCTGCTGCAAAGTCTGTTCTCCGACTCTCTCAAAGATGGGATTTCTATATTTCTTCAGAAATATTTAGCTCAACAATTTCAATGGCAAAG GATGGCTCATATTCTGTTAGAAGGTCTTTTCTTGATAAAACACACACAATGTTGAAGAAGCGTGCTATACCAAGTAGATATGCATGTATTTATGCATTGGCCTCCTGCCTTGAGGATCTACGAGAGGAT TCATATAAATATATGGCAGAGTTTGTCAAAGAGTATGGCAGAGAAGCTCGTCAAACAACTGGTGACACTGACAAAAAGGGATTAATAACTGACTTCCCTGCATACATAGTAGTCTTCTTAATTCATTTTCTTGCACACGATAAAGATTTTCCTCTTGAAGATTGTCGAAATGAAGACTTATATGCTCATTTTTGCAG TCCACTGTTTTCAGTATTGCAGGCCTTACTCAATGCTATTAATTTTGATGATGATGTGAATGAAGTTAAAGCCACCGTCTCGTACTTGGTTTATATTTTCCGAGCTATCAAGAGAGTTGAGGATGCTGTCAATATTAAAAATACTAGT AAGCTTCATATTCTAGCAGATATCGGGCTCGCTTTCGTCATTGCAGTAAATCAAAGTGGAATCTCAGTCTCCTCATCTCATATTTTGCTACCATCATCTTTATACAGA GCTAATACAGGATATGTTGCTCAATCCTGCCTTGATGAAGACTTTGTCAAAAGAGTGATTGATAAATTTAAGTCTCATAGCTCTTTG GTGCATGAGACTAATCCATCTAAACGTGGCCGAAAGCATAAAGGGGATTGCTCACAATCAGCTGTTATCAGGGACAGAAATTTTAACTTTCCTCTTTCTAAAATAGGAGATTTACCCATTTCTAAATCAGCAGAGACTGAACAAACTGTGAAGCAAGGCACTGCCACGGGGGGTAGGAGAAAACAGGCTGCTGCCTCTATGAATGGTTCTGGGTCAGCTCAACTGCATGAGTGTTCTAAAATTGATCATCATATTGATGCTTCTGGAAAATCCGAATCAAATCATGAAACAGAACATATAATATCCTCTAGTGGTTCTGTGCCAGTAAAACCACCTGTGGCTGGATCACGTGTTTCAACCCGAAACATGAAAAGAAATGTTGCTTCTTTAAAAGTAAGTGGTGGGGCGAGCAGCAACAGTGGTTCTGAAGATTCCAAATTGAACCAAGCTAAGCTCAAAGACAGTTGCAGCTTGAAA AAAACTACTGATACGGGAGAGGCATTAATTGGAAAGCGGATCAAATTGTTATCGCCAATTGAACGATG CTTTTATGCAGGCACTGTGGATAGTTATAATTCTGAAAACAATACTCATAAG ATTGCATGCGATAATGGGACCATAGACCTCCTATGCTTGGACAGCGAGAGCTGGGAGACTATAGGTGATGATGCCCAACACGAAACG GTTATGCCAGCAGAGAATCCAAATGCCCTACAATTACAGTGTCG TGACAGAAAGAAACCTACCGATACACACAGTAAAGCTCCTGCTCGACCTTCAAGAACTGTTGGAAAGGAAAGTG AGAAGACGACGAAGAGTCAGAAAGCTTCGGCGGAAGTTATTGATACAAATGAGAACACG GGGTTAAGAAGATCTCAGAGGCGAAAaggataa